One region of bacterium genomic DNA includes:
- the icd gene encoding NADP-dependent isocitrate dehydrogenase gives MSASKLKRPQSGEKIRIEKERLIVPDQPVIPFIEGDGTGPDIWRASQIVFDAAVEKAYKGKRKIQWFEVYAGEKAQKVYGAECPPNLLPTETLDVIKEYLVAIKGPLTTPVGKGIRSLNVTLRQELDLYVCLRPVRYFQGVPSPVKHPEKVGMVIFRENTEDIYAGVEWEAGTPEVKKVLEFLQKDMGVKKIRFPETSGIGIKPVSREGTERLVRAAIKYALAHKRKSLTLIHKGNIMKFTEGAFMRWGYELAKREFGDQTVGWEDCQGKPPAGKLLIKDVIADAFLQQILTRPDEYDVIATLNLNGDYISDALAAQVGGIGIAPGGNINYVTGRAIFEATHGTAPKYAGQDKVNPGSVILSGVMMLEYLGWQEAADLIVTALEKTISKKTVTYDFHRLMEGATLVSCSGFGKEIVKNM, from the coding sequence ATGAGCGCATCCAAATTGAAAAGGCCCCAGTCCGGGGAGAAGATCCGCATTGAGAAGGAAAGGCTGATCGTCCCGGATCAGCCGGTGATCCCTTTCATCGAAGGCGACGGGACGGGCCCGGACATCTGGCGCGCGTCGCAGATCGTCTTCGACGCGGCCGTCGAAAAGGCCTACAAGGGCAAGCGGAAGATCCAGTGGTTCGAGGTTTACGCGGGCGAGAAGGCGCAGAAGGTCTACGGGGCCGAGTGCCCTCCGAATTTGCTCCCGACTGAAACGCTGGACGTCATCAAGGAGTACCTGGTCGCGATCAAGGGCCCGCTCACGACGCCCGTGGGCAAGGGGATCCGCAGCCTGAACGTCACGCTCCGTCAGGAGCTCGACCTGTACGTTTGTCTCCGTCCGGTCCGGTATTTTCAAGGCGTCCCTTCGCCCGTCAAGCACCCGGAAAAGGTCGGCATGGTGATCTTCCGGGAAAACACGGAGGACATCTACGCCGGCGTCGAATGGGAGGCCGGCACGCCGGAGGTCAAGAAGGTCCTGGAGTTCCTCCAAAAGGACATGGGCGTCAAGAAGATCCGGTTCCCCGAGACCTCGGGCATCGGCATCAAACCCGTTTCCAGGGAGGGCACGGAGCGTCTCGTGCGCGCCGCGATCAAGTACGCGCTGGCTCACAAGCGAAAGAGCCTCACCCTGATCCACAAGGGCAATATCATGAAGTTCACCGAAGGCGCCTTCATGCGCTGGGGCTACGAGCTGGCCAAGCGCGAGTTCGGCGATCAAACGGTGGGCTGGGAGGATTGCCAGGGGAAACCGCCGGCTGGAAAACTTCTGATCAAGGACGTCATCGCGGACGCTTTTCTACAGCAGATTCTGACCCGCCCCGATGAATACGACGTGATCGCGACGCTCAATCTCAACGGCGACTACATCAGCGACGCCCTGGCCGCGCAGGTCGGCGGCATCGGAATCGCCCCCGGCGGCAACATCAACTATGTCACCGGCCGAGCCATCTTCGAGGCCACCCACGGCACGGCGCCGAAGTATGCGGGCCAGGACAAGGTGAACCCAGGCTCGGTGATCCTGTCCGGCGTCATGATGCTCGAGTACCTGGGCTGGCAGGAGGCGGCGGACCTGATCGTCACGGCGCTGGAAAAGACGATCTCCAAAAAGACAGTCACCTACGACTTCCACCGCCTGATGGAGGGCGCGACCCTCGTCTCCTGCTCCGGGTTCGGCAAGGAAATCGTCAAAAATATGTAA
- a CDS encoding citrate/2-methylcitrate synthase, with protein sequence MAEKPTFKAGMEDIVAAQTKLCDIDGQKGELIYCGYDIRDLADNASFEEVIHLLLHMRLPTSSELNELRMTLDENAEIPYEIMETLKRLAPRLSGMGMLRTFVSMHAHFDPEAGDRSMSANENKALRIIAKIPTLVAAFDRFRKGNQYVPPKPGQSVAQRFLYQLTGKDPIPEATRAMDMALVLHAEHGFNASTFTARVVAATLSDIYSAVTAAIAALKGPLHGGANEEVIKTLRAIGHISHVREYIENELANKRVIFGFGHRVYKTIDPRAKHLMAMSEAFSRKSGQMKWFDMSVEIQKIMKELKGLDPNVDFYSATLYQTMGIPVDLFTAIFAMSRSAGWTAHILEQYRNNRLIRPQSEYIGPRGLKYVPIDQR encoded by the coding sequence GTGGCGGAAAAACCCACGTTCAAGGCCGGCATGGAAGACATCGTCGCGGCCCAGACCAAGCTTTGCGACATCGACGGACAGAAGGGCGAACTCATCTATTGCGGTTACGACATCCGCGATTTGGCCGATAACGCCTCGTTCGAGGAAGTCATCCATCTCCTGCTCCATATGCGCCTGCCCACGTCGTCGGAACTGAATGAACTCCGCATGACGCTCGACGAGAACGCGGAGATCCCGTACGAGATCATGGAGACCTTGAAGAGGCTGGCACCCCGCCTCTCGGGAATGGGGATGCTGCGCACCTTCGTCTCCATGCACGCCCACTTCGATCCGGAGGCCGGCGACCGCTCGATGTCGGCGAACGAAAACAAGGCCCTCCGGATCATCGCGAAGATCCCGACCCTGGTCGCCGCCTTCGACCGCTTCCGCAAGGGCAACCAGTACGTCCCGCCCAAGCCGGGCCAGTCGGTCGCCCAGCGCTTCCTTTACCAGCTCACCGGCAAGGACCCCATTCCGGAGGCGACGCGGGCCATGGACATGGCCCTCGTCCTCCACGCCGAGCACGGGTTCAACGCGTCCACCTTCACCGCCCGGGTGGTGGCGGCGACGCTTTCCGACATCTATTCGGCCGTGACCGCGGCCATCGCCGCCCTGAAGGGCCCCTTGCACGGAGGCGCCAACGAGGAAGTCATCAAGACCCTGCGCGCCATCGGGCATATTTCGCACGTCCGCGAATACATCGAGAACGAACTGGCCAACAAGCGCGTCATTTTCGGCTTCGGGCACCGGGTCTATAAGACGATCGACCCGCGCGCGAAACACCTCATGGCGATGTCCGAGGCGTTCAGCCGCAAGAGCGGCCAGATGAAGTGGTTTGATATGTCCGTCGAGATCCAGAAGATCATGAAGGAGTTGAAGGGCCTCGATCCGAACGTCGATTTCTATTCGGCGACTCTCTACCAGACGATGGGCATCCCGGTGGATCTCTTCACGGCGATCTTCGCCATGTCGCGGTCGGCCGGTTGGACGGCCCACATCCTGGAGCAATACCGGAACAACCGCCTCATTCGCCCCCAGTCCGAGTACATCGGGCCCAGGGGCCTGAAATACGTCCCCATCGATCAACGCTAA